A genomic region of Thermoflexus sp. contains the following coding sequences:
- a CDS encoding glycosyltransferase family 4 protein: protein MRVLMIAPTSFFNDYGCHVRILEEARALQSLGLQVKIVTYYKGRDLPGLDIVRTPPLPWRSHYEVGSSRHKIAFDLYLSGTALATALRWRPHLLHAHLHEGALIGSVLRTLLRVPLIFDFQGSLTGEMIDHRFLNPDGPWYPLMRRLEVWIDRQPDRILTSTIHGARLLIEAFGAPPERVIPFPDAVNTEVFRPPLPEEMPELQRLREEWGIPPGRRLVVYLGLLAPYQGTDLLLEAAAHVIHQDPQVHFMIMGFPGEAFYMARAAALGISAHVTFTGKLPYEHAPIYLRLGELAVAPKMSATEGSGKLLNYMATGLPVVAFDTPVSREFMGRDGYYARLGDAGSLAEWILYALRHPEESVERGRRLRARAIAHYSWRTAGQMLLEIYQAVRQGRHLPAWVSVSPRRGADLSASLKSAREEAGKAVPGGSTPKG from the coding sequence ATGCGGGTGTTGATGATCGCGCCGACTTCGTTCTTCAACGACTATGGATGTCACGTGCGCATCCTGGAGGAAGCCAGAGCCCTCCAGTCCCTCGGGCTCCAGGTGAAGATCGTGACTTACTACAAAGGCCGCGATCTCCCAGGTCTGGATATCGTCCGCACCCCTCCCCTGCCGTGGCGTTCTCACTATGAGGTCGGATCCTCCCGACATAAGATCGCCTTCGATCTCTATCTCTCTGGGACGGCGCTGGCCACGGCGCTGCGCTGGCGCCCCCATCTGTTGCACGCGCATCTCCATGAGGGCGCGCTCATCGGGAGCGTCCTTCGGACGCTGTTACGGGTTCCGCTGATTTTCGATTTTCAGGGCAGCCTGACCGGGGAGATGATCGATCACCGCTTCCTGAACCCGGATGGGCCCTGGTATCCCCTGATGCGGCGGCTGGAGGTCTGGATCGATCGGCAGCCCGATCGGATCCTTACCAGCACGATTCACGGGGCTCGCCTGCTGATCGAGGCCTTCGGCGCGCCCCCGGAGCGGGTGATCCCGTTCCCGGATGCGGTCAATACGGAGGTCTTCCGCCCCCCGCTCCCCGAGGAGATGCCGGAGCTCCAGCGCCTGCGGGAGGAATGGGGGATCCCCCCGGGGCGCCGCCTGGTGGTCTATCTGGGGTTGCTGGCCCCCTATCAGGGCACGGATCTGCTGCTGGAGGCGGCCGCTCACGTGATTCATCAGGATCCTCAGGTTCATTTCATGATCATGGGATTTCCGGGGGAAGCCTTCTACATGGCCCGGGCCGCCGCCCTGGGGATTTCGGCGCATGTGACGTTTACGGGGAAGCTGCCTTACGAGCACGCCCCGATTTATCTTCGGTTAGGCGAACTGGCGGTAGCGCCCAAAATGTCGGCCACAGAGGGAAGCGGGAAGCTGTTAAACTATATGGCCACCGGCCTTCCGGTGGTGGCTTTCGATACCCCGGTCAGCCGGGAGTTCATGGGCCGGGACGGCTATTACGCCCGATTGGGGGATGCGGGAAGCCTGGCGGAGTGGATTCTGTATGCCCTCCGTCATCCGGAGGAATCGGTGGAGCGCGGCCGCCGGCTTCGCGCCCGGGCTATAGCTCATTACAGCTGGAGAACCGCCGGTCAGATGTTGCTGGAAATCTATCAGGCTGTTCGACAGGGCAGGCATCTCCCAGCGTGGGTCAGTGTTTCGCCCCGAAGAGGCGCGGATCTCTCTGCTTCCCTGAAGTCCGCGCGAGAGGAGGCGGGGAAGGCGGTTCCAGGCGGCTCCACCCCTAAAGGATGA